CGTGCGAATTTCAATGAATGCAATTTGTTCACATAATTTGTATTGTACCGTACTGTCCTGTATTTCAAGCATATGCATATTCCTTGCTTTTCCAATAAAACGCGGGCACAATTGAGAGGAAATGCAAACCATTTCCATTGACAGGATAATTACAGTTTACACACTGATTTTATGCATGTGCAATTTACATATTTCCTCATTTGCCTTATCTAATTTCAAAGACCCCTCTCATTATACCACATTTCCTGGTTCGACCTTTAACACTCCAGTGGAAGACTAGAAGTTGTATAGCTTTATAGGGCCTAACCTTATCTTGAAAGTACTTTCATTTTAATTAATTGAAATGTATATTCTGAACAGAAATTAAAATCATTCAGTGTGTAGACTAGTTCAAAATAATCTCGAATTGTCTTTTGATTTTCTTTCAATTTCAGGGATTCTAAAATATAATAGTCCTGTACAGTAAACACTCCAATTGTACTTCAGAAAAGTCAATCTCAATAATCCCTATGTTTCGTATTTAAATTTGCTAGATCAGACCCACAGAAAAAAATAACATCTCACAAATACTGCATCTGAAAGTTCGATTTGAGTAAAAATAAAACTTCCAGCAAAACGTATTTGTCAGAGTGAAAAATCTAATATGTAATGGATAATCAGGGTAGCGGCTTCAACCGTCGGAGAGATAGTCTACTGTCTCTTCCTTCGTCCAATCTGCGCCATCAGACGCGCGTTGTCGGCCGCTTTTGCGCGCAGGTTCTTGGACTTTTGGATGTCAAagagaatgttcatgatgttggTGGGCACATCTAGAGACAGGGTAAACTTGCTTAGCCGGTCATTATTTATGCTGTTCTGGAACATCTTACTCCTTAGCTGCGTCTGACTGAGAAACCTGTAGTTGGCGGGGTAAGTCGAAGTCCTTTTCTCCCGCGACTCTGCGGAGGAGAGAGTGTCTCCGGACTTGAAGAGGGAGCCCCAGCTTTCCGACACTGGGAACTCGTCACTGGGAACGTCGTTCGTCTGAACCTCAGATAGTATTTCATCGTCACAGAGGAGGTTGGAGTCGCTCTGGTACAGTCTGAGACAGAGGCTGGAGGTTGGCGCGCAGAGGACAGCCAGCACAACCAGGGTTCTTATGAACGGCATCATGATATCCTAAGtgatcggagagagagagagagaaaaccgtTCGTTTATTGGTCACTAAACTTTAAAAGTTCCCATATATCTGACAAATATAACCCTCTCCATGTTCACCATGCGTAAAGACAATAGTCCAAAAGAGTAGCTCAGTTTTACCGGTTATTGTCTTCCCTATTGTAAAGGATATAAAGCAACACTATGGTTTAAAAATGACTGATCCGATCAATACATTAAGTGAATGATATTGAAATATGTAACTACATTCATGATTTGAGCACACGGAAATGTGCCAGATCAAAAAA
This window of the Salmo salar unplaced genomic scaffold, Ssal_v3.1, whole genome shotgun sequence genome carries:
- the LOC123732818 gene encoding urocortin-3-like, whose amino-acid sequence is MMPFIRTLVVLAVLCAPTSSLCLRLYQSDSNLLCDDEILSEVQTNDVPSDEFPVSESWGSLFKSGDTLSSAESREKRTSTYPANYRFLSQTQLRSKMFQNSINNDRLSKFTLSLDVPTNIMNILFDIQKSKNLRAKAADNARLMAQIGRRKRQ